The sequence below is a genomic window from Phycisphaerae bacterium.
GCGGTCGTCGTCTGGGCCGATCGCTCGACGCTGGACGCTGATCCCCGGGCCCGCCGCCGGGTCTGCGATGCCGTCCTGTACGACCTGAAAAAGCACCTTCTCGACGCCCAGTTCGTCAAGGCCCAGGAGATCGAAGACTTCCAGGAAAGCTCCGGTCTGGACTGGGAGGGCATGACGCAGTTGGAGACCTGCAAGGAACTCAAATGCGACATGGTCCTGCGGATTGATCTATTGGATTACACGACGCGCTCGCGCGCGGCACACGAACTGCGCCGCGGCCGCGTGCGTGGGACGGTCAGTCTTTACGAGGCCGAGTCCGGCGAGCAGGCGGTCTATTCGACCGATGTAACGGCCTCCTATCCGCCTGCCGACAAACAAGCGTCGACGGACGAGACCGACGCGGAGCTGATCCGCGAGGCGGTGACGCAGTTCGGCCAGGAAGTGGGAAAGAAATTTCACGACCACGAAGAATCGCTGAGGGGGCGGAAGTAATGAATAGCGAATGGCGAATTGCGAATAGCGAAATAGGGAGCCGGCGTCCACTACGTCTTCATTCGCTATTCGCTATTCGCTATTTGACATTGGTTCTCTGCGCCGCTCTCCCCGGCTGCATCCAGATGGCCGCCGCCATCACGAACATCACCGGCGGCGACTGGATCGAACCCGAGTTCGAACTGACCAAGGAGCCGCTTCTGGTGCTCGTGGATGATCGCGGAGGGCAAATCTCCGAGCCTAAGGCGATCCGCGAGGTGCATCAGACGATCTCGGAGATTTTCCTGGAGTTCAATGTCAACAAGCGCATCGTGCCGTTTCAGGAGTGGCAGAATCTCCAGGCCGACCGCAATTATTCCAAGATGAGCGCCCGCCAGATCGGCGAAAAGCTCGGCGCCGAGCAGGTCCTGTACATCAGCATCGATCGTTTCACACTCAATTCGGAGTCCGGCGCCCCGATCTTCAAGGGTGAGTTCGTCGCCCGCGTTAAAGTACTTTCCACGGAGCGCAAAAAAGACGTGCGACTCTGGCCGGACGAGGAGTCGGGCCGGCGCGTCTCGGCGACGACGGACCCCACGCCCGCCGACGGCGACAAATCCGGCGCCGATGTCGCCGCCGAATTGGGCATCAAACTCGGCCAGGAGGTCGCGCAGTTCTTCTACGGTCGTCGCGAGTTTGACCAGTGACCGCGGTCCTGCACGTCCTCGACGGCGCCTGCGACGAGACGCAGTGGCACGTTCTCGACATTCTCCTTGCGCGCCTCGCCGACGGCCATGATCCCCACACGGTCTGCACGATCCACCCGCAGGCGATGCGCCGCGCCCATCAACCCGAAGGCGGCGTCATCCGCCGCGCCGAACAGAGGCTCTGGCGCGCCATGAACTACGCCCCGCGGCTGCCCGCCGCCGCCCGCGAATGCGGCGCGCAAATCCTGCACGCCTGGGGCCCGCAGGCCGCCGCCGTCTGCAGCGCCCGACTGCCCGCCACGCCGCTCGTCGTCACCTTGCTCGATCCCCATCATGCCCGGGATTCGGCCAGCCGGCTGCGTTCGCTTCCCGACTGGTCCGCCGTCATTGTCGGCAGCCAGGTCGCCCGTAAACAACTGGTCACCGCCGGTGTCCCACCGGAGCGTGTCGTCGTCATCCGCGGCCCGGCGGATTTCGCGGCCATCAACAAGGCCCGCGCCGCCGGTCTCCGAGCCAGGGTGGTGGGCGAATCCCGGCCCGTCGTCCTCATGCCCGGCCCGCCATCCCGTGCGGGCGGTCAGTTCTACGGCCTCTGGGCAGCGGCGATTGTGCGCCAGGTTATCCCGTCCATTCGCATCCTCATGCCGTATGAATCCGCCGAATCGCACCGTCTACGCCGTTTCGTCGAACAGATTGAAATGAGCGATATGCTTGTCGTGCCGGACGCGCGCTGGTCGTGGCCGCAGCTGGTCACCTGCGCCGATGTCTTCCTCTGTCCCGCCCACGACGAGATCGCCACAGAACCGATCGCCCTTGCCATGGCCGCTGGTCTCGTCATTGTCGGCACCGCCGTGCGCAGCGTCGCCGAATTGATCGCCGACAAGAGCAACGGCTTTTTGTGCAAGCCCAACGATCCGCGCGCGTTGGCCGGACGCCTCCTGACCGCCCTGGAGGACGCGGACCTCGCGCGGCGCGTAACGGAAGTCGCCCGCGGCCAGGCCTATGAGGTCTTCGGCGTCCGAGCCTTCGCCGACAACTACGCCCGCGTGTACGAGAACATCCTCACCGGTCGTCCCTGCGGTGATGCGGTGCACGACACGGCTTACGAACCGGCGTGAAGTTACTTGGCGAGGTGCTTCCGTCCTCGGCCGTCCATCGGGAAATGGGGATGCCGCATCGCGGCGGTCGCGATCACATGATCGTGAAATAGACCGACACGGCGTAATCGAAGAGCTCCGCCGTAATGGCCGGGGGTCGCCCCAGGTAAAGGCAGCGGTTCTTCGCCTGGAGCAAAAGGTCGCGAGGCTGGCAGAATCGAAACGGCCGGCCGGTCGGGCGATAGTGTTTTTCAATCAGATGGTCGACGGCCGCGCGGGCCTGGTCGTCGAAGGTGAACCCCAGACCGGGGGAGACGAACTCGAAGAGCTTGCGAAACGCGGTTTCCTCCGCGTCCGGGACGTTGATCTTGTACGGGATTCGCCGCAGGAACGCGTCGTCACAGAGGTCCTTGGGCTCGAGGTTCGTCGAGAAGATGATGAGCTGATCAAACGGGACCCGCACCTTCTTTCCGTTGGGCAGGGCGAGGTAGTCGAAGCGCTTCTCGAGGGGGACGATCCAGCGATTGAGCAACTCGATCGGTTTCATGCGCTGGCGGCCGAAGTCGTCGATCACGAGCGTGCCGCAGTTCGACTTGAGCTGCGTCGAGGCCTCGCAGGTGCGGCTGGCCGCATTGTACTGCACGTCGAGGGCCTCCATGGTTAGCTCGCCGCCCACAACGATCGTCGGCCGCCGGACCTTCACCCAGCGCGTGTCGATCTGGTCCTTTTTGAAGATGGAATCCCGGGCGACCGGGATCTCCTCGTGGACCGCGGGGTCGAACAGCTTAATGATCAGGCCGTCGACGATCAGGCAGCGTGGGATATAAATCTCGTCGCCGAAGCAGCGCGTGATCCGCTCGGCGATGGCCGTCTTGCCGTTGCCGGGGGGGCCGTAGAGGAACATGCCGCGGCCGGAATTAATCGCGGGGCCCAGCACATCGAACATCTCCTGGGTAATGAGCAGGTCGGAGAACGCGCGCTGAAGATCGTCCGCCTGCGGCGAAAGCGCGGTGATCGTCTGCGCCTGGATGCTGCTGATGTAGGCGTCGATGGGTACCGGCGCCGCCCCGACATACATCGACTCGACCATGAAACGGCGGGCCCGATCCCGGCCGGAGTCCGTCAGCGTGTACCGAAAGTCGTCCATTTCGGAGGCGCCGACGTAAACGACGATCTGCTGCTGCTTGAGACCGGCGAGGTAATCCACCACCGGCCGCGCGGGCAGGCACAGCTCCTCGGCGATCTTGGCGCCCATCGCTGAGCCGACGCCGAACAGATATTTGAGGATCAGCGACTCAACCGTCGCCGGGTCGAGGCCCGCCCTCTTGAATGATGCGGGCGGCTTCGGAAAGAACCCGCCCTCCGGTTCGGGCGGCGTCCCGGGATGAGACGCGGTCATGGGCGCGGGCGACGTTAACATCGCAGTCATCGATAAACCCCCAGCGTGCGCGCAGCGCGCAGGCACTTAATTCTCGGATATAACCAACGGACTCTTGCCCCAATCCCGTGTGATTCAAGGGCTGTCCCATAAGACGACGACGCTTTGAGCACCGCGCCGTATAATCGGACCAATGGCCCTCCTCGACTATCGAACCGCCGGCGAATCGCACGGCCAGGCGCTCATCGTCCTCATCGAAGGGCTGCCCGCCGGGCTCAAACTGGACCTCGATGCCATCAACACGGCGCTGCATCGCCGCCAAGGCGGCTTCGGTCGCGGCGGGCGGATGAAGATCGAGCAGGACCACGCGACGATCCTGTCGGGCCTTCGCTCCGGCGTTACGATCAGCTCACCCCTGGCCATCCAGATCGCGAATCGTGACGCCCGCATCGACTCCGCCCCGCCGATCCATCGACCGCGGCCCGGTCACTCCGATTTTCCGGGGGCAATGAAGTGGCTGACGACGGATTGCCGCGGGACTCTGGAACGAGCCAGTGCCCGCGAGACGGCCTCGCGAACGGCGGCGGGGGCTGTGGCGGCCTGTCTGCTAAGCGAATTCGACATCGAAACGGTCGGCTACGTCGTGCAGATTGGGCCGGTCAAATCCGGGTCGACCGACGGTCGCTCGGCGGCGGAGCTGCGGACCGCACGAGACGCGAACGAAGCGTATTGTCCGGAAGCGACCGCGGCGGAAGCCATGATCGCGGCGATCAGGCAGGCCAAGCAGGACAAAGACACGCTCGGCGGCATCGTCGAGGTCCGTGTTTTCAACCTGCCGCCGGGTATCGGCAGTTGCGCCCGCTGGCAGGACAAGCTCGACGGTCGCCTCATGGCCGCGGTCGGGTCGATCCAGGCGTTCAAGGGCGTGGAAATCGGGCTGGGTTTCGGCTGCGCCGAGCGCCCGGGCAGCCAGGTCCATGATGAGATTGATTTTGATGCGTCGCAGCGGGTCACACCGAACCTCGGCTTCGTTCGCCGCTCCAATAATGCGGGAGGTCTGGAAGGGGGGATGACCAACGGGATGCCGCTCGTCGTGCGCGGCGTAATGAAGCCGATCAGCACGCTGCTGAGGGGGCTGGACAGCGTGAACCTGCAAACGCTGACGCCGGAGCGGAGCGATTACGAACGCAGCGACATCTGCGCCGTCCCGGCAGCGAGCGTCGTCGCCGAGCATGTGGTGGCGTTTGAAGTGGCCCGGGCGTTCATGGAGAAATTCGGCGGCGATACGCTGGAGGAAACGCGGGCGAGTTATCGGTTCTTCCTCGACGCCGCGCGCCATCTTGCCAATCCCTGACGCGACGTGCGAATCACCCGTTTAACCCGTTCTAACTCCCATGCCCCACACCCGACCAATCCTCCTGTCCTTTGCCATCCTGCTCGTCGGCGGGTCGCTGGCGTGGACGACCGGTTACGCGATCCACCTCCGCAGCGAAGACTATCGGAAGGAGGTCGAGGTCGACCTCTCCAACTTCTTTGAGCTGCCCAGCGAGGTCGGACGGATTCGCGGGCGGACTTTCTCCAGTCGCTCCTTCCACGATGTCGCCATCTGGCTCCCCGACCGCCGCGACCAGGTCTTCGGCTGTAAGGAAGCCGTCTGGCACGAAGTCGAAACCGCCGGCGGGGAGCATCACGAACTCGATCTTCGCGACGGCGTGCTCGCGCTGGGCAGCGATCGCTGGGTCAAGGAGGACTTCCGGCAGGTGCTCGAGTCCGGTCTGGGCCACAATTTCGAGGACCTCAACCTTACGCGCGTCGGGCTGGCGGGCTTCGAGGTCTCGTTTCGCAAGCGCGATTTTGCCATCCGCTGCCGCCAGACGTCCGGCGAGATCGACGTCAGCGATCCGGCCAACGGCATCGCCCGGCTTCACGCCTACGAACTTAACGGCCATCCCATCGCCCAGGGCGTGCAGATCTACGCCCGCTTCCTTCCGAAGAACGGCGTGCAGGTCCACGAAGTGCAGCTCAGCCTGCCCACCGTCCCGCTCGAGACGATCGGTCTGGATTCGCTCCTCGGCGGTCAGGTCACGCACGGTCGCTTTTCCGGCAGCGTGCAATTTCTGCAAAACGCCTCCGATCCGGAAGTCTGGGTCCGCGGACAACTCGAAGACGCGGAACTGGGGGAACTGACCCGCACCATCGCCCTCGGCCCGCTCTCCGGCCGCATCTCCGTGAACGTCGACGGCGCCCGCATCGCCCGATCGGTTGTCACGCACCTGCGCGGCAGCGGCCGCATCAAGAAACTCTCCCTGGCCTCGTTCGCCCCGCT
It includes:
- a CDS encoding glycosyltransferase family 4 protein is translated as MTAVLHVLDGACDETQWHVLDILLARLADGHDPHTVCTIHPQAMRRAHQPEGGVIRRAEQRLWRAMNYAPRLPAAARECGAQILHAWGPQAAAVCSARLPATPLVVTLLDPHHARDSASRLRSLPDWSAVIVGSQVARKQLVTAGVPPERVVVIRGPADFAAINKARAAGLRARVVGESRPVVLMPGPPSRAGGQFYGLWAAAIVRQVIPSIRILMPYESAESHRLRRFVEQIEMSDMLVVPDARWSWPQLVTCADVFLCPAHDEIATEPIALAMAAGLVIVGTAVRSVAELIADKSNGFLCKPNDPRALAGRLLTALEDADLARRVTEVARGQAYEVFGVRAFADNYARVYENILTGRPCGDAVHDTAYEPA
- a CDS encoding AAA family ATPase; the protein is MTAMLTSPAPMTASHPGTPPEPEGGFFPKPPASFKRAGLDPATVESLILKYLFGVGSAMGAKIAEELCLPARPVVDYLAGLKQQQIVVYVGASEMDDFRYTLTDSGRDRARRFMVESMYVGAAPVPIDAYISSIQAQTITALSPQADDLQRAFSDLLITQEMFDVLGPAINSGRGMFLYGPPGNGKTAIAERITRCFGDEIYIPRCLIVDGLIIKLFDPAVHEEIPVARDSIFKKDQIDTRWVKVRRPTIVVGGELTMEALDVQYNAASRTCEASTQLKSNCGTLVIDDFGRQRMKPIELLNRWIVPLEKRFDYLALPNGKKVRVPFDQLIIFSTNLEPKDLCDDAFLRRIPYKINVPDAEETAFRKLFEFVSPGLGFTFDDQARAAVDHLIEKHYRPTGRPFRFCQPRDLLLQAKNRCLYLGRPPAITAELFDYAVSVYFTIM
- the aroC gene encoding chorismate synthase; translation: MALLDYRTAGESHGQALIVLIEGLPAGLKLDLDAINTALHRRQGGFGRGGRMKIEQDHATILSGLRSGVTISSPLAIQIANRDARIDSAPPIHRPRPGHSDFPGAMKWLTTDCRGTLERASARETASRTAAGAVAACLLSEFDIETVGYVVQIGPVKSGSTDGRSAAELRTARDANEAYCPEATAAEAMIAAIRQAKQDKDTLGGIVEVRVFNLPPGIGSCARWQDKLDGRLMAAVGSIQAFKGVEIGLGFGCAERPGSQVHDEIDFDASQRVTPNLGFVRRSNNAGGLEGGMTNGMPLVVRGVMKPISTLLRGLDSVNLQTLTPERSDYERSDICAVPAASVVAEHVVAFEVARAFMEKFGGDTLEETRASYRFFLDAARHLANP